GGCAGAGTAGAAGTTCACGCCGACCATCCCCCCTTGATTTCCTAAAGTCTTTAACTGGTCATCGCTCAAGTTCCTTCTGTGATTGCATAGAGCCCTTGCACAGGAGTGTGAGGCTACAAAAGGTTTTTTACTATACTTTGCAACATCGTAAAAACCGCCTTCGGAAAGGTGAGAAACATCTATAAGCATTCCTAAACGATTCATTTCTTCCACGACCTCTATGCCAAAGGGCTTAAGTCCACGGGCATGCTCAGCCGGATCATCACTTGAAGGGTATCCGATGGCATTTTCAAAGTTCCACGTTAGAGTAATCAGTCGAACTCCTTTATCAAAGACTTCTTGAACCCTTTCAATTTTATCCGACAGAACCACACCATCTTCTATAGTTAGGATAGCGGAAAGCTTGGAGTTTTCTGCGTTAGATAAAATATCGCCCGTCCATAAGGCCGGTTTTATGGAATCAGAATTTAATTCAAGCTGTGCTTTATATGTTTCGTAAACCGTATTAAAAATTTCATAAGGATCCATGCCCTCTTTTTCCTTAGGCGATATAAATATAGCAAAAAATTGGGCTAAGGCATTTCCTTGTAACAGCTTATCAATGCTAATATGTCCTGAATTGCTTGAAAGTGTATGACTGGGGTTTCTGTAGCACTCTAGCAGAGTGTCGCAATGCATATCGATTATTTTCATGTTTCTGTTTCCTCTCGTATAATATTTAATATTATGATACACTAATATTAAAGCAAGAGCCATACCTAATATAACTTGTGTTAGCATAATAATTACGAAAATATAAGACAAAAAGACAGGATACTCAGTCAAAAAGGAGGATACTATGAAAATAAGAGAAAGAATCGATGAGATTTTTGAAGAGATCGTTGAAATAAGAAGAACGCTGCATGAAAATCCGGAGCTTTCAGAGCAGGAAATAAAAACGTCACAAAGAATAAGTGAATTTCTGACAAAGTATGAAATCCCTCATGAAACAGAAATTGCAGGCCATGGTATTGTGGCTATAATTGAAGGAAAAGGAAAAATTGCAGAAGGTCAAAAATTTCTAACGGTAGGAATACGGGCGGATATGGATGCACTTCCCATTAACGAAGAGGTTAATGTACCGTTTAAATCTAAGACAGAAGGCGTCATGCACGCCTGCGGACACGATATTCATGTGGCGGCCCTTTTGGGAACCGCAAAAATTTTGAAAGAAGCGGAAGCGGATTTTTCCGGGACTGTTAAATTATTTTTTGAACCTGCGGAAGAGACCATCGGCGGGGCGAAACAGATGATAGAAGCCGGATATTTAATGAATCCTACGGTGGATGCTGCTATCGGGCTTCATATAACGCCGGAAGTAGAAACGGGAATGGTACAATTTCGAAGAGGAAAAATGAATGCGGCATCAACGGAGTTTGAAATTACTGTAGAAGGCGTTGCATGTCACGGAGCACATCCTGAAAATGGTGTGGATTCTATTGTAGCGGCTTCCAGTCTGGTCTGCATGCTGCAGTCCATAGTGACCAGAAATCTGTCGCCTACCAATCCGGGGATTATAACGATAGGACAAATACACGGGGGAAATAAAGACAATATCATTGCCAATGAAACAGTACTTTCAGGAATGATCCGGGCATTGGACAATGACACAAGGAGTTTTCTTAAAAAGAGAGTAAAAGAAATGGCAGAAAATGTGGCGAGCGGCTTTGGTGCTAAAGCCAATGTTCAGTTTACAGATGGCTATCCGGCTCTTGCAAATGATGATGAGGTGGAAGATATTCTTGAAGCCGTTGCGGAAGAAGTTCTATCAAAGGAAAACGTATGTTTCTTACCGGAACCGAGTCTTGGTGCCGATGATTTTTCCTATTTCTCGGAAGCAATACAAGCGGTATATTTTAATATTGGGTGTCTCGGTAAAGGAGAAACTGTCCGTCAGGCGCTTCATAGCGAACAGCTGAATCCAGATGAGGAATGTATAAGAACAGGAATTCTTATGGAGGTATTTGGCGCACTGGAGCTTTTTAAGCAAATCAGGTGAGGAAGTCGTATGGTATAGGATACGTTGCAGAGCGGAGGTAGAAATGTTAAGGGATACGGTAGTGCAGGTCAATTTGGGCGTCCTTGCAGACAATATGAAAAAAATTTGTGAAATGGTGGGTAAAGGCGTTGCTGTAATGCCCGTTATAAAAGCCGATGGATATGGGCATGGGGCAGTCGGCATTGCGCCTACGCTTATGGAACAGGGAGCGGCATATTTGGCGGTGGCAACTTTAACGGAAGCATTGGAATTAAGAACACAGTATAAAGACTATCCTGTGTTCATTTTAGGGCACACACCGGATCGATTATTGCCGATTGTGGTGGAGCAGAACATTACACAGACTATTTTTTCTTCAGCGCAAGCAAGAATATTAGCAGAAGAAAGTAAGAAGGCCGGCAAAAAAGCCAAAATACATATAAAAGTAGATACGGGATTTCATAGGCTTGGAATTGATGACCTTCAGGAGCTAAAAGAAATATGTTCTTTTAAGGAAATAGAAACAGAAGGGATTTTTTCTCATTTAGCACTGGTCAATGAGGAGGAAAATGAAAAACAGGTCAAAAAGTTTTTGGGCATTGTAGATGAGCTGGAGAAACAGGGAATTCACTTTAAATATAAACACATTGCAGACAGCATAGCTGCTGTAGATTACCCGGAATACCGAATGAATATGATTCGCCCCGGTGCATTAGTATTTGGCCTTCGGAGTTTTGAGAAGGGTTTTGTAGATGTGGAGCAGGCAATGACCTTTGTCACCAGAATTTCACAAATCCGCCAGGTGCGCAAAGGGGAAGGGGTTGGCTATGATTATCTGTGGAAGGCCCCTGAAAATATGGCGATAGGAACGCTTCCTTTTGGATATGCAGACGGATATCCGCGTAACATGAGGGGAAAGGGATACGTTACTATTAAGGGAGTTAAATGCCCGATTATTGGAGTTATCTGCATGGATCAATGTATGGTGGATCTTTCGGGAGTACCGGGAGTAAAGGAGGGGGATCCGGCCATTATTTACGGTGACGGAAGTGAAAGCACCATGACTATTGAAGAGGCTGCAGAGCTTGCGGGAACAAATAAAAACGAAATCGTTGCCAGAATATCAGCAAGGCCTCCCAGAGAATATATAAAATAATGTAAGGAAGGCGAGCGTATGTTTTGTGTTCTTTGTAACAGCGACTGTGTGTTTTATTATTTTTTAGAAAAAAAGCGTTAAACCTATATGTGTACACAAATTCTTTCATTTTTAAACCGGAATGTAAACGGCATCGTGTTATGATGGTTAAAATTACCGTAGATCAAATAATCGGAGGGATTAAAATGGACACTATTTTTTACAACGGAAAGTTTAGAACCATGGATAAAATGAACCCGGAAGCGGAAGCCGTAGCTGTTAAGGATGGTATTATCACCAGAGTCGGCAGTAATGAGGAGATTCTTGCTCTGGCGGAAGCACATACGAAAAAAGTGGATTTGGAAGGAAAGTTCGCATTGCCGGGTTTTTCAGACAGCCATTTACATTTGATTTATTATGCAAATACGAAACGAAAGGTGGAGCTGTCTCAAGCCAGATCCATTGAAGAGGCTATTTCCTTATGTAAAGCGCAGCTTCAGGAAAAATCCAAAGAAGACGGATGGCTCTTGGGATGCGGCTGGAATCAGGAAGACTGGAAAGTACCGGTATTTCCCACAAAGATAGATTTGGATAAAATATCTCAGGATATTCCGATTGCTATAACAAGGACCTGTTACCATGCCACAGTAATCAATTCCAAAGCCATAGAGCTATTAGGCCTTAATAAAGAAATTCCGGAGCTTTCCAATGGGATTGTAGAGGTAGATGAGAACGGGCAGGTAAACGGAATTTTAAGAGAAAGTGCGCAGAACATTGTTTGGAATTACATGGGCGTACCGACTCTTGAGGATTTGAAGAACAGAATAGAGGATGCCTGTCTGGACGCGGCTTCAAAGGGAATTACCGCTATTCAAACGGATGACTTTGAAACCTTTACGGGAGATACGATAGATTTGATCATAAAAGCCTATCATGAACTGGTATCGGAAGGCCGGCTGCCGGTTCGCGTTTATCAGCAGTGCTTGCTGCGTACCCCGGAGAAACTCCAAGCCTTCTTAGACAAAGGGTATAAGACCGGCTATGAATTCGGACTGTATAAAATAGGCCCGTTGAAACTGCTGAATGACGGCTCCTTAGGGGCAAGAACCGCCTACATGAGAGAGCCTTACCATGACGATCCGAGTACGAAGGGCGTGGCCTTATACGATCCGGAGCAGCTCACGAAAATGATAAAAATGGGTCACGAGAACGGTATGCAGATAGCCATTCACTGCATCGGCGATGCCGCCATAGAAATGGCGGTCAACAGCTTTGAGCAGGTCATGCTGGAATCGCCCCGAACCGATCCGAGACATGGTATCGTACATTGCCAGATCACCGACATCAATCTAATTGAACGAATTAAAAAACTGAATTTATTGATTTATGCACAGCCGATTTTTATAAGAGCAGACAAGAATATCATTAATCAGCGAGTGGGAGAGGAACTGGGAAGCACAAGTTACAACTGGAGAGCCTTTGCAGACAGAAACATGCATCTGAGCGGAGGTTCAGACTGTCCTGTAGAAAAATTCGATACCATTCCCAATATGTATTGTGCGGTCACCGGGAAAAATCCGGAAAGGGATAGTGATCCCGCATGGCACCCGGAAAACTGCCTGACTGTAGATGAAACGGTGAAAGGCTTCACCTGGGAAGGCGCTTACGCAGCATTTCAAGAGAACGAGAGAGGAACGATTTCCGTAGGAAAATATGCCGATATGGTGGTATTGAGTGAAGACCTGTATCAGGTTCCGGAAGATCAAATTAAAGACATTCAAGTAAAAATGACCATGGTAAATGGTGAAATAAAATATTCCGATTTGTAAAAATAAACTTCATAAAAACGGATAACATAATGCGGGTCATTGAATATGAACCCGCATTATGTTATCATACAGTAAAAATAGCGAAAATTATCGGGAAAACCGGATTGAACAAAACAGTATTACCAAAAAGGCAGGAAAATCAAATGCATGCAGATTTATTGATAAAGAATGGAAAATGTTTATGTGTGGCGAATGACAACGTGTATGACTGGGTGGCCGTGACCGGACATAAGATTTCCGGATTGGGTTACAGAGAGGAATATAAACGAACCTTTGACAGGATTCACTGTACCATAGACGCAAATGGCAACACAGTCCTTCCAGGCTTTTATGACAGTCATTTTCATTTGGTCCAAACCGGATTAGATTCTTTGAGTTTGGATTTATCCGAGGCAACCTCTTTTGATGATATCGGAGACCTGATCAAGGAGCAATCCCGATTGACTCCGGAGCAGCCGATCCATGCGAAGGGGCTGTATCCCTACAATCTAAAAGAAAAATGCTTTCCCAGCAGGACGGTACTGGACAAGTTCTGCAATGATGTTCCCGTCTGGGTCACCAGCAGTGACTTTCATATAAGCGCACTAAATACCTATGGAATTTTATACTATAAAATTCCATTTACCATAGGCGGTATCGAACTGGATAGTAAAGCCATGCCCACCGGAATATTTAAAAAACAGGCTAATGTCATACTGCGGGAAAATATTTTAAAAAATGTATCCAATGCCCATCGTCTGGAGGCGATAAAAGGCGTATTAGATGATGCGGTCAAGCATGGGATTACGACCATAGACACCATGGAGGGAGGCTTTTTATTCTGTAATAAGGATGCAGAGCTGATTTATGACTACAAAGACGCCTTTCCCGTTGATGTCAATTTATATTACCAGACTTCCGATATTCTCAAGGTAAAGGAGCTGCGCCTGCCCAGAATTGGATCGAATCCATTTATAGACGGAACGTTAGGTTCCAGAAATGCAGCCTTGAATTATCCGTACATAGATGATCCGGATAATATAGGCGAACTGTATTTCACACAGGAGGAGTTAAATGAGTTTTTAGTAGAATGCTATAAAAACCGATTGCAGACCTCGCTTCATGTGATTGGGGGAAGAGCTATAGAGCTGGCTCTTAAGGCACATGAGCATGCATTGAACATGACAGGGAATGCTGGACTTCGTCATAGGCTGGAACATGTGGAACTGGTAAGCAGCAGTCAGATCTTGAGAGCCAGAGAATTGGGCCTCGTCTTTTCTATGCAGCCGACTTACGAATATTTGTGGGGAGGAAAGGGAAGGATGTACGAGGCGCGAATCGGGGAACATTACAGGGAATCAAATCCTTTAAGAGAAATCCTTGATCATGGTGTTGTCATCTGCGGAAGCTCAGAAAGCGATGTGACGCCCATCGGCCCTGCTATGGGAATCCATTCTGCGGTGAACCATCCGGTGGAAGAGCACAGAATAGAGCGAATGGAAGCCATTCGAATGTTTACGCTCAATGGGGCTTTCGCTGTCTTTGAGGAAAAGAAAAAGGGCAGCCTAGAGCTTGGAAAATTGGCCGATATGGTTATTCTAAACAAAGACATTATGAAAGTACCTAAAGAACAGATAAAGGATGTGGAAGTAGCAACTACCATTAAATCCGGACACATCCTATATCATACGAATGAATTGTGCCTAGGAGTGGATGATCATGACTGAATTGAAGATTAATCTGATGGGGCGGGTAGAATTTAAGTACGGCGAAAAAAATATAGAACATAAGTTGAGCAACAAGGGGATTGCGCTCATCAGCCTTTTGATGCTTCACATGAAGAATGGGGTCAGCAGAGAGCGGCTGATCTCCTACCTTTGGGCGGACAGCGACGAAGAAGCCGCCAAGTATAACCTCCGCTATAACCTTTGGAATATCAAGAAGGTGATCCCGGCAGATGAAAAGGGGCAGGACTTTATTTTGGCCAATAAAGACTATTGCCGATTAAATCAGAATTATTTCTTCGAATCAGATATTTTGCAGCTCATGAGCTTTGAAAATCAGGAGACCGAACGATCCATCGAGGAGTTAGGTCACTGTAAACAGTTATTCAGAGGAGATTTTTTGGAAGGGGTCTATTTAAAAAATTGTGATGAGTTCAATGAAAAAATTATCCTAGAGCGAATCGTCTATCAAAATAAATATGTGAAATTATTAAAAGCTATCGCTGAGAAGTATGAAACAGGCAGTCAATTTGAGGAATGCATTCAAATTTTAAGTGAATTAGCCGGTATGGAACCATATAATGAGGGAATTATTCAGAGCAAGCTGAACGCTTACATACAGCTGGGACAGTGGAGTGACGCTATCGCCTGTTATAAAAAGTTTGAAGCCTCTTTGAGAAGCGATTTGAATGTCTCTCCCAGCCAGAAATTAAAGCTTGTATATAGTAAGCTGCTGGGAAAACCTCAGATCAGCACCAAAAAAGCTTCGGGGAGCAGCGGCTTTAAGAGACAAAAGCTGGATATAGAGGTACAGTGTGCAGAGAATATCGATTATTTTTGTATAGCGGATTTGATCAGAAAAATCATTCTGAGGGGGGACAGAAAGTATATTTTTCAGTTTAATAAATGCTATCTGGAGGATTTGAACTTTATTCAGTTAGAAGTGGGGATCGGCTACGAGAGACTGCACGGGGAGAAATGCAGCCTGCGTACGTGGCTGCCGGACGTTCGGATTGCAGATGCGTGTATCCGATTTATTTTGTATGTAAATGATATTTACGATCTCCATGTAAGCCTGAAGAACGCGGATAAAATAGATCAGGCCTCTTCACAGATCATACAGTATCTCAAACGCCTGAAAATCGCTGACCTGCTGATACAGGAGTCCTGACCGGCTCCTGCTTATTTTTGTGCGGTGACGGAATTTTGCGAATAAATATCTGCTAATTTAATAAAATGTAAAATAGCAAGGTTTCGTGCTGCATTAGGAATAAGGGGGAAAAGTAAATGGAAAACGTTCAGCTTCAAGGTACTGTGTTAGACGAAAATAGATGTGAAACAAATAAGGCGGTACTTCAAGGTGTTGTATTGACTGAACTAAAGTTCAGCCATAAATCGTATGGGGAGAGTTTTTATCTGTTTGAAGTAGGAATCGGGCGAAAAAGCGGATACAGAGATGAAATAAAAATTGTTATCTCCGAGAGATTGATATGGGATATTGCTATCAATGCGGGAGCCCGGGTAAAAATAGAGGGACAAATACGGACCTATAATGAAGAAAATGAAGGAAAAAGCCGGCTGAACATTGTAGTTTTTGCAAGAGGAGTCACTCTCGTGGGAGAACAGGACAGCGAGCCGGATGAGAACTACATATATCTGGACGGTTTTCTGTGTAAGCCTCCTATTAGAAGAACTTCACCTTTAGGCCGGGAACTTTGTGATATCATGCTTGCAGTCAACCGGATGTACAATAAATCCGACTACATCCCTTGCATTGCGTGGGGACGCAATGCCACATATGCAGGAGGGCTGGAAGTAGGGACGAAGCTTTCTATTATTGGGAGGATACAAAGCAGAGAATATAAAAAAAGAGATGCCGAGGGAAATATTTTGAACCGGATCGCATATGAAGTGTCCATCCTGAAAATCGAAGAATAGACAGACAAATAAATCCCGCAGCAGTGGGCAGAATATGAAAATAGTATTTTTATTCATTTAGAATTTATGGTATAATGATTCCGTCGATTGAGGTGCGGCATTGCCGTAAGGAAGGAATCATTGAACCACACGGCGACGTGGCTTTGTGGTACAATAAACGCAATGATTAGGGAAAAAACCGTACGAACGGAGGAAATAAACATGAGAATACTATTGGATGGAATGGGCGGAGATCATGCTCCCTTGGAAATCGTAAAGGGTGCGGTGGAGGCTGCCAAAGAAATAACGCATACGATCGTGATCATAGGCGATCAAAAGAAAATAGAGGCAGAACTGAAAAAATACAAATACGATAAGAAACAGATCCTTATTGAGCATGCCAGTGATGTCATTGATAACTGCGATGCTCCTGTAAAGGCTGTACGAACGAAAAAAGAATCCTCCATGGTCAAGGGAATTACCATGGTGAAAGAAGGAAAGGGCGATTTATTTATTTCGGCAGGAAATTCCGGCGCATTAATGGCAGGAAGCTTATTGATATTGGGAAGGATACAAGGTATAGACCGACCAGCAATGGCCAGTATATACCCTATACTTGGTGGACAGGCTTCTTTGCTGGTGGACGCAGGAGCCAACGCAGAATGTAAACCGGATAATCTGTTAGAGTTTGCTACCATGGGCAGCATCTATATGGAAAAGGTTCTGGGGAGAAAGAACCCAAAGGTGGGAATTGTCAATATCGGAGCAGAGGAGACCAAGGGAACCACGGTCACAAAGGCTGCGCATGAACTACTGCTCAAGAGCAGTCTCAATTTCGTAGGCAATGTGGAGGCGAGAGAGATTCCTTTTGGTGCCAGTGATGTTATTGTCTGTGATGGATTTGTAGGCAATGTCGTTTTAAAGCTGACGGAAGGAATGGCTCTTTCTGTCTTAAAGAAATTAAAAGAGACGCTGACTGCCGGACTTAAAGCAAAATTGGGAACCGTTTTACTGTACGATAAAATAAAAGGATTAAAGAGTGAATTTGACTATTCAGAATATGGCGGAGCTCCTATTCTAGGCGTGAAGGGTCCTATTGTTAAAATGCATGGAGCCTCCAATTCAAATGCCGTCAAGAATACGATTCTGAAAGGTATTCCTTATGCGGAGCAGAATGTGGTACAGACTATTTTGGATTCAGTATTAGAACTTGAGGAGATAAAAATCAGTGAATAGCGTTGAATTTCAAAAGAATATATCCTATGAATTTCAAAATCCCGATTATCTGGAGAAAGCACTGACCCATAGCTCTTTTGTGAAAGAGAAGGATGAAAGATGCGGAAAGGACAATGAGCGTCTGGAATTTTTGGGAGATGCATTTTTTGATGCGGTCATCAGCGAGGATCTCTATAGGAAGCTGGCTCATGTCAGCGAAGGAAGATTGACAAAATTAAGGGCTTCTATTGTCTGTGAAAAATCCTTGGCTCAAAAAGCCAAGGAACTGAATCTGGGAAAGTTCCTTAAAATGGGAAAAGGCGAAGAAAACACGGGCGGACGAGAACGGGATTCCATTCTTGCCGATGCCATGGAAGCTGTTATGGCAGCTATTTTTTTAGACGGAGGTTTTGAAGAAGCAAAGAAGTTCATTCTCAGAACCTTTGGCGAAACCATCGAAAATGCAGTTTCGGGAAAGTTGTCAAGAGACTATAAGACAGAGCTTCAGGAGAGTCTTCAAACCAACGGCGACGTCAAGATCCAATATCAAGTGGACAGACAGGAGGGGCCGGATCACGATAAGACCTTTTTTGTGTCCCTTCTTGTGGAGGAAAAACTTCTGGGAAAAGGGGTCGGCAAGAGTAAGAAAGAGGCGGAACAGAACGCTGCCCGATATGCTTTAGAAAGTGGTGGAGACAAATGTATTTTAAAAGAATAGATATGCATGGTTTTAAGTCATTTGCCGAACCAGTCTCCATAGAATTCAATCATGGCATTACCTGTATCGTAGGCCCAAATGGCAGCGGTAAAAGCAATATCAGTGATGCACTTCGCTGGGTGCTGGGGGAGCAAAGCCCGAAGACCCTGCGGGGAGGCAAGATGGAAGATGTGATCTTCGCAGGAACGGCTAACCGCAAATCCAGAGGCATGGCGGAGGTAGTGCTGGTCATCGACAATTCCACAGGGATCCTGCCCATTGATTACAGCGAAGTCGCTATAACCAGAAGAGTTTTTCGGTCCGGCGAAAGCGAATATTATATTAATAATAACCAATGCAGGTTAAAAGATATTCGCGAACTGATCATGGATACCGGAATCGGCGTGGATGGGTATTCTTTAATCGGACAGGGTAAGATTGCGGATATTGTAAGCAACAAGCCGGAAAGCCGAAGAGAAATCTTTGAAGAGGCTGCCGGTATCGTAAAATACCGGAGTAAAAAAGCAGAGGCCGAAAGAAAGCTTGAGGCGACCAATGCCAACCTGGACAGGGTAAACGACATTGTCGGTGAGATTGAAGGCCGAATCGGCGGATTGAAGGAAGACAGCGAAAAAGCCAAAGAATATCTGACTCTGCGGGATCAATATAAAGAACTTGAAATTAATATTACTTTAAAAAATATAGAGAATCTGGAACTAAAAAATGAATATTTAAAAGACGATATTTCGGAGTTAGCTGCCGGAATAGATGATCTAAAAGAGCAAAGAGTCCTTTTAGACAAAGAATTGGCAGAAAGCAGAATAAGGAGTGAGGCTTTAGAGTCCTTGAACAATGAGGCAAGGGACAAGCTGGTAAAGAACATTGAAGAAATCAATCTGCTGGTAAATGAGGGAAAGCTGAAAGAAGAAAAGCTGGCTTCCATGGAAAAAGAAGAAGCCCGATTGAACAGTGAGCTGGCGAACCTGGAGCAAAAACTGGAAAAAGAGCAGCAAAATGCGCAGGAACTGATAACAACAAAGAACGACATTGATCGGAGAATGACGGCCTTACAGGATCAGTTGAAAGAAAAAATCGACAGCTATTCCAAGCTGATCTCGGAGCAAACGGCAGTTTCCGCTGAAATTGACAACGATAAAAACAGTTTATTTAAGCTCCACAGTGATGTCAGTGCTAAAAAAAGTGAAATCAACAGTTTGGAAAACTTGAAGAGCACGCTGGACAGACGGAAGGAGCTTTTATTATCCGAGAAGGATTCTGCGGAAAATCAGAATGAAGATATTCTGGCAGTACAAAAAGAAGCCCTACAGGAAAGAGACAGCTTGAGGGAAAGGCGTGAACGCCTTGCCGAAGAGTTGAGACGGCTGAAAGAGACGTATCAGTCAGCGACCCTGCAAGAAAGAGATTTGACCAGAAAAACGGAGGACATACGAATTTCCATAGGTCAGCTTTCCGCCCGCAAGAAAACGATTGAAGAGATGGAGAGCAACTATGAAGGCTACAATTATGCCGTCAAGTATGTGATGAGAAATCATTTCAGAGGGGTGCACGGGGTCGTGGCAGATCTGATTCATGTGCCGCAGGGCTTTGAAGTGGCCATTGAAACCGCTTTGGGAGCATCCATGCAGAACATTGTTTGTCAGTCTGATGAGGATGCACAGAATATCATCAAGGCGCTAAAGGCCAATAAGGCCGGTCGGCTGACCTTGCTCCCGATTGAATCCATCCGAGGCAGTTCGTATAATCAGGACAGCAGTCTTCGTAACCGGGAGGGATTTAAAGGTCTTGGTGTAGACTGCATCGAATTTGACAGAAAATATAAAAATGTGATGGAGTATCTGCTGGGCCGGGTGGTCATAGTAGATACGCTTCAGAATGCAGTTAAGCTTTCCAAGCAGGTTTCGGGCGGGCTTCGCTTTGTCACGCTGGAAGGAGAAGTTATTAATTCCGGCGGAGCGATTACCGGAGGAACCTTTAAAAACAATACGGCCAATCTCTTGGAGAGAAAAGGGGAAGTCACAGCCTTACAGGAAAAGCTGGATCAGGCGGTACATGAGAGGGACAGGCTGACGAAGGAGCTTTCTGAGCTCAA
This region of Aminipila luticellarii genomic DNA includes:
- a CDS encoding amidohydrolase; this translates as MNKTVLPKRQENQMHADLLIKNGKCLCVANDNVYDWVAVTGHKISGLGYREEYKRTFDRIHCTIDANGNTVLPGFYDSHFHLVQTGLDSLSLDLSEATSFDDIGDLIKEQSRLTPEQPIHAKGLYPYNLKEKCFPSRTVLDKFCNDVPVWVTSSDFHISALNTYGILYYKIPFTIGGIELDSKAMPTGIFKKQANVILRENILKNVSNAHRLEAIKGVLDDAVKHGITTIDTMEGGFLFCNKDAELIYDYKDAFPVDVNLYYQTSDILKVKELRLPRIGSNPFIDGTLGSRNAALNYPYIDDPDNIGELYFTQEELNEFLVECYKNRLQTSLHVIGGRAIELALKAHEHALNMTGNAGLRHRLEHVELVSSSQILRARELGLVFSMQPTYEYLWGGKGRMYEARIGEHYRESNPLREILDHGVVICGSSESDVTPIGPAMGIHSAVNHPVEEHRIERMEAIRMFTLNGAFAVFEEKKKGSLELGKLADMVILNKDIMKVPKEQIKDVEVATTIKSGHILYHTNELCLGVDDHD
- a CDS encoding dipeptidase, with the protein product MLTQVILGMALALILVYHNIKYYTRGNRNMKIIDMHCDTLLECYRNPSHTLSSNSGHISIDKLLQGNALAQFFAIFISPKEKEGMDPYEIFNTVYETYKAQLELNSDSIKPALWTGDILSNAENSKLSAILTIEDGVVLSDKIERVQEVFDKGVRLITLTWNFENAIGYPSSDDPAEHARGLKPFGIEVVEEMNRLGMLIDVSHLSEGGFYDVAKYSKKPFVASHSCARALCNHRRNLSDDQLKTLGNQGGMVGVNFYSAFLKEDSEYATIDQIVEHVKYMVNKAGIESVGFGSDFDGIDCELEFKDYASYPLLLSALSKHFTEDQVDAICNGNALRVLKENLGK
- a CDS encoding M20 metallopeptidase family protein — protein: MKIRERIDEIFEEIVEIRRTLHENPELSEQEIKTSQRISEFLTKYEIPHETEIAGHGIVAIIEGKGKIAEGQKFLTVGIRADMDALPINEEVNVPFKSKTEGVMHACGHDIHVAALLGTAKILKEAEADFSGTVKLFFEPAEETIGGAKQMIEAGYLMNPTVDAAIGLHITPEVETGMVQFRRGKMNAASTEFEITVEGVACHGAHPENGVDSIVAASSLVCMLQSIVTRNLSPTNPGIITIGQIHGGNKDNIIANETVLSGMIRALDNDTRSFLKKRVKEMAENVASGFGAKANVQFTDGYPALANDDEVEDILEAVAEEVLSKENVCFLPEPSLGADDFSYFSEAIQAVYFNIGCLGKGETVRQALHSEQLNPDEECIRTGILMEVFGALELFKQIR
- a CDS encoding AfsR/SARP family transcriptional regulator: MTELKINLMGRVEFKYGEKNIEHKLSNKGIALISLLMLHMKNGVSRERLISYLWADSDEEAAKYNLRYNLWNIKKVIPADEKGQDFILANKDYCRLNQNYFFESDILQLMSFENQETERSIEELGHCKQLFRGDFLEGVYLKNCDEFNEKIILERIVYQNKYVKLLKAIAEKYETGSQFEECIQILSELAGMEPYNEGIIQSKLNAYIQLGQWSDAIACYKKFEASLRSDLNVSPSQKLKLVYSKLLGKPQISTKKASGSSGFKRQKLDIEVQCAENIDYFCIADLIRKIILRGDRKYIFQFNKCYLEDLNFIQLEVGIGYERLHGEKCSLRTWLPDVRIADACIRFILYVNDIYDLHVSLKNADKIDQASSQIIQYLKRLKIADLLIQES
- a CDS encoding amidohydrolase encodes the protein MDTIFYNGKFRTMDKMNPEAEAVAVKDGIITRVGSNEEILALAEAHTKKVDLEGKFALPGFSDSHLHLIYYANTKRKVELSQARSIEEAISLCKAQLQEKSKEDGWLLGCGWNQEDWKVPVFPTKIDLDKISQDIPIAITRTCYHATVINSKAIELLGLNKEIPELSNGIVEVDENGQVNGILRESAQNIVWNYMGVPTLEDLKNRIEDACLDAASKGITAIQTDDFETFTGDTIDLIIKAYHELVSEGRLPVRVYQQCLLRTPEKLQAFLDKGYKTGYEFGLYKIGPLKLLNDGSLGARTAYMREPYHDDPSTKGVALYDPEQLTKMIKMGHENGMQIAIHCIGDAAIEMAVNSFEQVMLESPRTDPRHGIVHCQITDINLIERIKKLNLLIYAQPIFIRADKNIINQRVGEELGSTSYNWRAFADRNMHLSGGSDCPVEKFDTIPNMYCAVTGKNPERDSDPAWHPENCLTVDETVKGFTWEGAYAAFQENERGTISVGKYADMVVLSEDLYQVPEDQIKDIQVKMTMVNGEIKYSDL
- the alr gene encoding alanine racemase, giving the protein MLRDTVVQVNLGVLADNMKKICEMVGKGVAVMPVIKADGYGHGAVGIAPTLMEQGAAYLAVATLTEALELRTQYKDYPVFILGHTPDRLLPIVVEQNITQTIFSSAQARILAEESKKAGKKAKIHIKVDTGFHRLGIDDLQELKEICSFKEIETEGIFSHLALVNEEENEKQVKKFLGIVDELEKQGIHFKYKHIADSIAAVDYPEYRMNMIRPGALVFGLRSFEKGFVDVEQAMTFVTRISQIRQVRKGEGVGYDYLWKAPENMAIGTLPFGYADGYPRNMRGKGYVTIKGVKCPIIGVICMDQCMVDLSGVPGVKEGDPAIIYGDGSESTMTIEEAAELAGTNKNEIVARISARPPREYIK
- a CDS encoding single-stranded DNA-binding protein; translated protein: MENVQLQGTVLDENRCETNKAVLQGVVLTELKFSHKSYGESFYLFEVGIGRKSGYRDEIKIVISERLIWDIAINAGARVKIEGQIRTYNEENEGKSRLNIVVFARGVTLVGEQDSEPDENYIYLDGFLCKPPIRRTSPLGRELCDIMLAVNRMYNKSDYIPCIAWGRNATYAGGLEVGTKLSIIGRIQSREYKKRDAEGNILNRIAYEVSILKIEE